A DNA window from Rhizobium acidisoli contains the following coding sequences:
- a CDS encoding helix-turn-helix transcriptional regulator has protein sequence MLSSSRFFDCLDRISASPTLQDLETTLDEVRHIYAISHMVLHVTRSATAANNPLLMLTYPPEWVKQYIARDYFSIDPVVRLGRRGFLPVEWSASKWDSGRACGFFKEAMAFGIGRQGVTLPVRGPQGERSLFTVTSTHPDSYWRQFRMDSMRDLQFLAHHLHDRAMVLSGMRKTADFPQLSRRELQCLQMTANGLLAKQICARLCISVSAVQLYLASARRKLTVATTSEAVARATALELI, from the coding sequence ATGCTGAGCAGTTCTCGTTTTTTCGATTGTCTGGACCGGATCTCCGCATCGCCGACATTGCAGGATCTGGAAACAACGCTGGATGAAGTGCGCCATATTTATGCGATATCGCATATGGTTCTGCATGTGACCCGTTCGGCGACGGCAGCCAACAATCCGTTGCTGATGCTGACCTACCCGCCCGAGTGGGTGAAACAATATATTGCCCGGGATTACTTCAGCATCGACCCCGTCGTGCGGCTCGGCCGGCGCGGTTTTCTGCCGGTGGAATGGTCCGCATCAAAATGGGATTCAGGCCGGGCATGCGGCTTCTTCAAGGAGGCGATGGCCTTCGGTATCGGCCGGCAGGGCGTTACGCTGCCGGTACGAGGACCTCAAGGCGAGCGCTCGCTGTTTACGGTCACCTCCACTCACCCGGATTCTTATTGGCGACAGTTCCGCATGGACAGCATGCGCGACCTGCAGTTTCTCGCCCACCATCTTCATGACCGTGCCATGGTTCTGTCGGGGATGAGAAAAACCGCGGATTTTCCGCAATTGTCGCGCCGCGAGCTGCAATGTTTGCAGATGACCGCCAATGGCCTGCTGGCAAAGCAGATTTGCGCCCGCTTGTGCATTTCGGTGAGCGCGGTGCAGCTCTATCTTGCCTCGGCGCGCCGCAAGCTGACTGTCGCGACGACGAGTGAAGCGGTCGCCAGGGCCACGGCGCTTGAATTGATATGA
- a CDS encoding sensor histidine kinase: MRLKLVAVAVAALAPVVAMLAYNEVALRHQRNEEVRASAAQAARQASSEVERIVEGLHALLVSVSAMPSVRHLDVQACNEALKSVAESIPNIRTIFVVGLDGRPVCGSMAFPDGVVFSDRDYFKQTLETKDFSVGTYTQSRLSDRPVLPLAMPLMEGESVKALIVSGIRLDWLQNRITERGVAPGNAVTIADGKGTIVARVPLPEQFVGTVIPDEYQHLIHAEQPDVIEVTSQDGTVRILGYRPIALPSSPLYVSAGFSKPEAFAPINRATLMNTLAIIGGALFAFLAAIVIGNRFILAPISRIAEVMEKWRNGQTTARTGMTGPDELDVVGATFDRLLDELDERRRRNEQAEEERTLLVREMAHRVKNGFALVQAIARQTFSRSNPESYNAFAERLAALAGTYDLILSREGSAAPIREIISAALRAHIASQDRIRLDGPDVVLPADIALPLSLVLHELATNATKYGSLGSEQGTVAIAWKHDDGRVLLVWTEAGGPAVSTPTKRGFGSVLIERAFSSKAQAQSRSDYRPEGLVFEVVFLTGEPAAKTEGDVP; the protein is encoded by the coding sequence ATGAGACTCAAGCTGGTTGCAGTTGCGGTCGCGGCGCTGGCGCCGGTGGTCGCGATGCTCGCATACAACGAAGTCGCGCTCCGCCATCAGCGCAACGAAGAGGTGCGCGCATCCGCGGCACAGGCCGCAAGGCAGGCATCGTCGGAAGTCGAACGGATTGTGGAGGGCCTGCACGCCCTTCTGGTGTCGGTGTCCGCCATGCCTTCCGTCCGGCATCTCGACGTCCAGGCGTGCAATGAGGCTCTGAAATCGGTTGCCGAAAGCATTCCCAACATCCGCACTATCTTCGTCGTCGGGCTCGACGGGCGGCCGGTCTGCGGCAGCATGGCTTTTCCGGACGGCGTGGTGTTCTCCGATCGCGATTACTTCAAGCAGACGCTCGAGACCAAAGACTTTTCCGTCGGCACCTATACGCAGAGCCGCCTTTCCGACCGCCCCGTCCTGCCGCTCGCCATGCCTTTGATGGAAGGCGAGAGCGTCAAGGCCCTCATCGTCAGCGGCATCAGGCTGGACTGGCTGCAGAACCGCATCACCGAGCGCGGCGTCGCCCCTGGTAATGCGGTGACGATCGCCGATGGCAAGGGAACCATCGTCGCGCGCGTTCCGCTTCCGGAACAGTTCGTCGGCACGGTCATACCCGACGAATACCAGCACCTGATCCACGCCGAACAGCCCGATGTGATCGAGGTGACGAGCCAGGACGGAACCGTGCGGATCCTCGGCTATCGCCCGATAGCGCTGCCGTCCAGCCCCCTCTATGTCAGCGCCGGCTTCTCGAAACCGGAGGCTTTCGCGCCGATCAACCGGGCGACGCTGATGAATACGCTTGCCATTATCGGCGGGGCGCTTTTCGCCTTTCTTGCCGCGATCGTCATCGGCAACCGCTTCATCCTCGCGCCAATCTCCAGGATCGCAGAGGTGATGGAGAAGTGGCGCAACGGCCAGACGACGGCGCGCACCGGCATGACGGGCCCGGACGAACTGGATGTCGTCGGCGCGACCTTCGATCGGCTGCTTGACGAACTCGACGAGCGGAGGCGCCGGAACGAGCAGGCGGAGGAGGAGCGAACCCTGCTCGTCCGCGAAATGGCGCACCGGGTCAAGAATGGCTTCGCCCTCGTTCAGGCGATCGCCCGGCAGACCTTCTCGCGCTCCAATCCGGAAAGTTACAACGCCTTTGCCGAAAGGCTCGCCGCACTTGCTGGCACATATGATCTCATCCTGTCGCGGGAGGGGTCGGCCGCCCCCATCCGGGAGATCATTTCCGCCGCCTTGCGGGCGCACATCGCCTCGCAGGACCGTATTCGTCTCGATGGCCCCGACGTGGTTCTTCCGGCCGACATCGCCCTGCCGCTTTCCCTCGTGCTCCACGAGCTGGCGACCAATGCGACGAAGTACGGAAGCCTCGGAAGCGAGCAGGGAACCGTCGCCATCGCGTGGAAGCACGATGACGGCCGCGTCCTCCTCGTATGGACGGAAGCCGGCGGACCGGCGGTTTCGACGCCGACAAAAAGAGGCTTCGGCTCCGTCCTGATAGAGCGGGCATTTTCCTCCAAGGCGCAGGCGCAATCTAGATCGGACTACAGGCCCGAAGGGCTCGTCTTCGAAGTTGTCTTCTTAACCGGGGAACCTGCTGCGAAGACGGAAGGCGACGTCCCGTAG
- a CDS encoding helix-turn-helix transcriptional regulator, whose protein sequence is MSGRSHMPANGSSLHDPARQSPSFWETAFSGTDPDALSEILSTPNSPIKAAAQAAAPIAYRCNFISTEELAIADCAYDGTISIRREAPNGKLIIFLPMEGNAVFDAGKEPIHSVPGRGAIIGAGRASGSRLIGPRRHLGLFVDQAKINRQLTHMFERTISGDADFHPTIDLTTGSGLVLQQLVANLYYGLSGDGPLQQSPLARSALCDAMIYLLLETCPHRYSEALALPAPAPAPRHVKWAIEFMQEYIAEPISLNDIATAAKVSVRTLQQGFRQFRDTTPMAYLHELRMLAAHRDLLESGTRQAVADIALRWGFTHLGRFSAEYRKRFGQLPSQALKR, encoded by the coding sequence ATGTCCGGTCGTTCTCATATGCCCGCCAATGGCAGCTCCCTCCACGATCCGGCGAGGCAGAGCCCGTCGTTTTGGGAGACGGCGTTCAGCGGCACGGATCCGGACGCACTGTCGGAAATATTGTCGACGCCGAACTCCCCGATCAAGGCTGCGGCGCAAGCCGCGGCACCCATCGCCTACCGCTGCAATTTTATCTCGACGGAAGAGCTGGCCATCGCCGACTGTGCCTACGACGGCACGATCTCAATCAGGCGGGAAGCACCCAACGGCAAGCTGATCATATTCTTGCCGATGGAGGGGAACGCCGTCTTCGATGCCGGGAAGGAGCCGATCCATTCGGTTCCCGGCCGTGGCGCCATTATCGGGGCAGGCCGCGCCTCGGGTTCCCGCCTGATCGGCCCGCGCCGTCATCTCGGTCTGTTCGTCGATCAGGCGAAGATCAACAGGCAGCTCACGCATATGTTCGAGCGGACGATCAGCGGTGACGCCGATTTCCATCCGACGATCGATCTGACGACCGGTTCGGGGCTTGTGTTGCAGCAACTTGTCGCGAACCTCTATTACGGGCTCAGCGGCGATGGGCCGCTGCAGCAGTCGCCGCTGGCTCGGAGTGCGCTTTGCGACGCGATGATCTATCTGCTTCTGGAGACCTGTCCCCATCGCTATTCGGAGGCGCTTGCGCTACCCGCTCCGGCCCCGGCTCCTCGCCATGTGAAATGGGCGATCGAATTCATGCAGGAATATATCGCCGAGCCGATCTCGCTCAACGACATCGCGACCGCAGCCAAGGTCAGCGTCCGCACTTTGCAACAGGGTTTCCGGCAGTTCAGAGATACCACGCCGATGGCCTACCTGCATGAACTCCGGATGCTTGCCGCCCATCGCGATCTGCTCGAATCCGGCACGCGACAGGCCGTCGCCGACATCGCGCTCAGATGGGGATTTACCCATCTCGGGCGATTTTCAGCCGAATACCGGAAGCGTTTCGGTCAACTTCCGTCACAGGCCCTGAAGCGCTGA
- a CDS encoding Lrp/AsnC family transcriptional regulator, with protein sequence MAALDSIDRNILRLLRLDARMSNTKLAAEIGLSPSACLRRIKIMEKSGVIRGYTALVDTGNADEMIAVIINITLERQTEDHLDRFEAAVRRHPEIRECFLMTGDSDYLLRVEVASPGEFERIHKEILSTLPGVLRIHSSFSIRNVLATRTRGRR encoded by the coding sequence ATGGCCGCTCTCGACTCGATCGATCGCAATATACTGAGGCTGCTGCGCCTCGACGCGCGCATGAGCAATACCAAGCTCGCCGCCGAGATCGGCCTGTCGCCGTCCGCCTGCCTCAGGCGCATCAAGATCATGGAAAAGTCAGGGGTGATCCGCGGCTATACGGCGCTGGTGGACACCGGCAATGCGGACGAGATGATCGCCGTGATCATCAACATTACGCTCGAGCGACAGACGGAGGACCATCTCGACCGCTTCGAGGCGGCGGTCCGCCGGCATCCCGAGATCCGCGAATGTTTTCTGATGACGGGCGATTCCGACTATCTGCTGCGCGTGGAGGTCGCCAGTCCGGGCGAATTCGAGCGGATCCACAAGGAAATCCTGTCGACCCTGCCGGGCGTTCTCAGGATTCATTCCAGCTTCTCGATCCGCAATGTTCTGGCGACGCGCACCAGAGGCAGACGTTAA
- a CDS encoding helix-turn-helix domain-containing protein: MTHDLARGRRIREAISRGKFRKVHALAAELDVSVAAVSRWQNGGHTSLESACALAHLLDVSLDWLLLGRGTMDWHRNSAISATELQLVLALRNRSAATQSNLVGLVESIPPEHPKRQA; this comes from the coding sequence ATGACTCACGACCTGGCGCGCGGCAGGCGCATTCGGGAGGCGATATCCCGCGGCAAGTTCCGGAAAGTTCACGCCCTGGCGGCCGAACTGGACGTGTCCGTCGCGGCCGTCTCGCGCTGGCAGAATGGTGGTCATACCTCGCTGGAAAGTGCCTGCGCGCTCGCCCATCTGCTGGATGTCTCCCTCGACTGGCTGCTCCTTGGGCGAGGCACGATGGACTGGCATAGGAACAGCGCCATCTCCGCCACGGAATTGCAATTGGTCCTGGCGCTGCGCAACCGGTCCGCCGCAACGCAGTCCAATCTCGTCGGGCTGGTTGAATCCATTCCTCCGGAGCACCCAAAACGCCAGGCATGA
- a CDS encoding GntR family transcriptional regulator produces the protein MNAEVAIPDRKSSLELALRTRILTMQLPPGAVLDEVALSEEFGLSRPPVRELMRQMAGEGYIELETNRAARVSSMSYNSLRDFFLLAPMIYITANKLAAENRTKAELEVLKEIQRAFRKAVDDCDVEGRVFHNDQFHRQIGEMAHNVYVVPSLRRLQIDHARIGKIFYQHPNTPRMQEELELASDQHDEMIEVIERRDADASGELARLHIELSRRNMAMYAAPEGLQTPTL, from the coding sequence ATGAATGCCGAAGTCGCCATTCCGGACCGCAAGTCCAGCCTCGAACTCGCACTGCGCACGCGCATCCTGACGATGCAGCTGCCTCCGGGGGCGGTGCTTGACGAGGTGGCCTTGAGCGAGGAATTCGGGCTTTCACGTCCGCCGGTGCGCGAGCTGATGCGGCAGATGGCCGGCGAGGGCTATATCGAGCTTGAGACGAACCGCGCCGCCCGCGTCAGCTCCATGAGCTACAACTCGCTACGCGATTTCTTCCTGCTCGCGCCGATGATCTACATTACCGCCAACAAGCTCGCGGCCGAGAACCGGACGAAAGCGGAGCTGGAAGTTCTCAAAGAGATCCAGCGCGCCTTCCGGAAGGCGGTCGATGATTGCGACGTCGAGGGCCGGGTATTCCACAACGATCAGTTCCACCGCCAGATCGGCGAGATGGCGCATAATGTCTACGTGGTTCCAAGCCTGCGCCGCCTGCAGATCGACCACGCAAGGATCGGCAAGATCTTCTACCAGCACCCGAACACACCGCGCATGCAGGAAGAACTCGAGTTGGCGTCGGATCAGCACGATGAGATGATCGAGGTCATCGAGCGGCGTGACGCCGATGCCTCCGGCGAGCTGGCGCGGCTCCATATCGAACTCTCCAGGCGGAACATGGCGATGTACGCCGCCCCTGAGGGACTGCAGACGCCGACCCTCTAG
- a CDS encoding aspartate aminotransferase family protein: MDQISKTNAPVLDNFWMPFTANRQFKATPRLLAAAEGMYYTDVDGNKVLDGTAGLWCCNAGHGRKKIAQAVERQLSTMDYAPTFQMGHPIAFDFAAKLAANAPGGPDGKLDRVFFTGSGSESVDTALKIAIAYQRAIGQGTRTRIIGREKGYHGVGFGGISVGGLVNNRRVFPQIPADHMRHTLDVERNAFSKGLPTHGVELADDLERLVQLHGAETIAAVIVEPMSGSAGVVLPPKGYLEKLRATADKHGILLIFDEVITGFGRLGTPFAVDYFGVVPDLVTTAKGLTNGAIPMGAVFASRKIYDGLMVGPENAIELFHGYTYSGHPVACAAGLATLEIYEEEGLLMRATDLAEHWQEALHSLKGLPNVVDIRNLGLVGAIELAPRNGAPGTRAYDVFVDCFNKGLLIRVTGDIIALSPPLIIEKSQIDTIVSTIGDALKRAA, translated from the coding sequence ATGGACCAGATCAGCAAAACGAACGCGCCCGTCCTCGACAATTTCTGGATGCCGTTCACCGCGAACCGGCAGTTCAAGGCTACGCCGCGCCTCCTGGCCGCAGCGGAGGGCATGTATTACACCGACGTCGACGGGAACAAGGTGCTGGACGGCACTGCCGGCCTCTGGTGCTGCAATGCCGGCCATGGCCGCAAGAAGATCGCCCAGGCAGTCGAGCGGCAGCTTTCGACCATGGACTATGCTCCGACCTTCCAGATGGGCCATCCGATCGCCTTCGACTTCGCCGCCAAGCTGGCCGCGAACGCGCCCGGCGGCCCGGACGGCAAGCTCGACCGGGTGTTTTTCACCGGCTCAGGTTCAGAATCAGTCGACACAGCGCTGAAGATCGCCATCGCCTATCAGCGTGCCATCGGCCAGGGCACGCGCACGCGCATCATCGGGCGCGAGAAAGGTTATCACGGCGTCGGCTTCGGCGGCATATCCGTCGGCGGCCTCGTCAACAACCGTCGGGTCTTTCCGCAGATACCCGCCGACCATATGCGCCATACGCTCGACGTCGAGCGCAATGCCTTTTCGAAGGGCCTTCCCACCCACGGCGTGGAACTGGCCGACGATCTGGAGCGCTTGGTGCAGTTGCACGGCGCCGAAACCATTGCCGCCGTCATCGTCGAACCGATGTCGGGATCGGCGGGCGTCGTCCTGCCGCCGAAGGGTTATCTGGAAAAGCTGCGAGCAACCGCCGACAAACACGGCATCCTACTGATCTTCGACGAGGTCATCACCGGCTTCGGCCGCCTCGGCACGCCTTTCGCGGTCGATTATTTCGGCGTCGTGCCCGATCTCGTCACCACGGCAAAGGGGCTCACCAACGGGGCGATCCCGATGGGCGCAGTCTTTGCCAGCCGCAAGATCTATGACGGCCTGATGGTCGGCCCGGAAAATGCGATCGAACTCTTCCATGGCTATACTTATTCCGGCCATCCGGTCGCCTGCGCCGCCGGGCTTGCAACCCTCGAAATCTACGAGGAAGAAGGACTGCTGATGCGCGCGACCGATCTGGCCGAGCACTGGCAGGAGGCCCTGCATTCGCTGAAAGGGCTGCCGAATGTCGTCGACATCCGCAATCTCGGCCTGGTCGGCGCGATCGAATTGGCGCCCCGCAACGGCGCGCCGGGAACCCGCGCCTACGACGTCTTCGTCGACTGCTTCAACAAGGGCCTGCTGATCCGCGTGACCGGCGACATCATCGCACTCTCGCCGCCGCTCATCATCGAGAAGAGCCAGATCGACACGATCGTCTCGACGATCGGCGATGCGCTGAAGCGCGCGGCATAA
- a CDS encoding GGDEF domain-containing protein, whose amino-acid sequence MNDAKSTSSEGSAAGSFSLRPLNGAMADEVERLLSGRTRDIRLTGDLRRRYDEKSWRQTAKVIRSWMIWVAFVDILTLALNAILLPPQVVLTMVAPACLLPPAAILTALVWSKPRAAAVQRASLLVGMCLILLSVALVGVFAGGEFYERHLSIMLFVATSAITIFSVPLAWTVAIACYALCLYFILQWHNPILDAGSVVAATLFFSCGIIATVVARRTMNILAQKTFLLDCRDQRRVAELADANARLERLARTDPLTGIANRRWMMETLEGLWRNDRETGVVAAMLMCDIDHFKALNDKLGHGEGDRCLVKVAGIIQSCVRADRDLVSRHGGEEFLIVLPDVDEDEAIAVAKRIRESVEAAALPNPSSGVGPSVTLSVGVALKSALDTDISLANLQHEADMALYRAKEAGRNQVCVFRRPHQAAPSATEQIAARR is encoded by the coding sequence ATGAATGATGCCAAAAGCACATCCTCCGAAGGTTCTGCCGCCGGGTCCTTCTCGCTGCGGCCGCTGAATGGTGCGATGGCCGACGAGGTCGAACGTCTTTTGTCGGGCCGAACTCGCGATATCCGCCTGACGGGGGATCTGCGCCGCCGCTATGACGAAAAGTCATGGCGGCAGACCGCGAAGGTCATCCGTTCCTGGATGATATGGGTGGCATTCGTCGATATCCTGACGCTGGCGCTGAACGCCATCCTGCTTCCCCCACAGGTCGTGCTGACGATGGTCGCTCCCGCCTGCCTTTTGCCGCCGGCAGCGATTTTGACAGCGCTCGTCTGGAGCAAGCCGCGCGCGGCGGCGGTTCAGCGCGCATCGCTGCTTGTGGGAATGTGCCTTATTCTTCTATCGGTGGCACTAGTCGGCGTCTTTGCCGGCGGCGAATTTTACGAGCGGCATTTGAGCATCATGCTGTTCGTCGCAACGAGCGCCATCACCATCTTCAGCGTGCCCTTAGCGTGGACGGTTGCCATCGCCTGTTACGCCCTTTGTCTCTATTTCATCCTTCAATGGCACAACCCGATCCTGGACGCCGGTAGCGTCGTCGCCGCGACCTTGTTCTTTTCCTGCGGGATCATCGCCACCGTGGTTGCCCGGCGCACAATGAACATCCTGGCGCAGAAGACATTTCTCCTGGACTGCAGGGACCAGCGCCGGGTTGCGGAACTGGCCGATGCGAACGCCCGGCTGGAGCGGCTGGCCAGAACCGATCCGCTGACGGGGATTGCCAACCGCCGCTGGATGATGGAAACCCTCGAGGGTCTGTGGCGCAACGACCGTGAAACCGGCGTCGTCGCAGCCATGCTCATGTGCGACATCGATCACTTCAAGGCGCTGAACGACAAGCTCGGCCATGGAGAAGGCGACCGCTGCCTCGTCAAGGTTGCCGGCATCATTCAGAGCTGCGTGCGCGCCGATCGCGACCTGGTCTCGCGCCATGGCGGCGAGGAATTCTTGATCGTGCTTCCGGATGTCGACGAAGACGAAGCCATCGCGGTGGCAAAGCGTATACGCGAGAGCGTGGAAGCCGCCGCCCTTCCCAATCCTTCCTCCGGCGTTGGCCCTTCGGTGACGCTGAGCGTCGGGGTCGCCTTGAAATCGGCGCTCGACACCGACATTTCACTGGCCAATCTCCAGCACGAGGCCGACATGGCTCTCTACCGCGCCAAGGAAGCCGGCCGCAACCAGGTCTGCGTCTTTCGCCGACCGCACCAGGCTGCACCTTCCGCCACCGAGCAGATCGCCGCCCGGCGCTAA
- a CDS encoding acyl-homoserine-lactone synthase has product MLRILTRDMLDTDRRAFDDMFRARAAVFRDRLGWQVDVRDQCERDRYDETEDPVYLVTQQPSGTLTGSLRLLPTTGATMLKSEFRDFFDQPIDVDSPTCWECTRFCVHPLAIDAAQNSSRTVATELLSGLCDLALDTGIESIAGVYDAAMIGVYRRIGWRPTPLARSRPEIGNLYVGLWDVTADHSRTLQANLSRLLDKVPSTPAATVIGEGHGGMR; this is encoded by the coding sequence ATGTTGCGGATACTCACCAGAGATATGCTCGATACCGACCGGCGTGCTTTCGACGACATGTTTCGGGCGCGCGCCGCCGTTTTCCGCGATCGGCTGGGATGGCAGGTCGATGTCAGGGACCAGTGCGAAAGGGACCGATACGACGAGACGGAAGACCCCGTCTATCTCGTCACGCAACAGCCTTCCGGTACACTGACGGGTTCGCTGCGCCTGCTGCCGACCACCGGCGCGACGATGCTCAAAAGCGAGTTCCGGGATTTCTTTGATCAGCCCATCGACGTCGATAGCCCGACATGCTGGGAATGCACCCGCTTTTGCGTTCATCCGCTTGCTATTGACGCCGCTCAAAATTCGTCGCGCACCGTCGCGACCGAGCTGCTCTCGGGGCTTTGCGATCTGGCGCTCGACACCGGTATCGAAAGCATCGCCGGCGTTTATGACGCCGCGATGATCGGCGTCTATCGCCGGATCGGCTGGAGACCGACGCCGCTTGCCCGATCGAGGCCCGAGATCGGCAACCTGTATGTCGGTTTATGGGACGTGACGGCAGACCATAGCAGGACACTTCAAGCCAACCTGTCCCGTCTTCTCGATAAGGTGCCCTCCACTCCTGCGGCAACGGTCATCGGCGAAGGACATGGCGGCATGCGGTGA
- the alr gene encoding alanine racemase, with product MDSDILVSRTRTTTTAQGATGYLTIDLAALGRNYRKLVSMLAPVRAGAVVKADAYGLGAERVARTLYGEGCRHFFVAQFVEAVRLRPTLAHDAQIFVLNGLQPGNEIACAETGIVPVLNSLAQWRQWSATARMLKRCLPAVLQFDTGMSRLGFPEEERTELAAALGDGSNVEILFIMSHLASADDMESDQNGEQLAEMARIADQFLGFDMSFANSGGVFLGDAYHGVLARPGIALYGGAPNAGGNNPMEPVVSLDVAVVQTRTVPAGAKVGYGGAHVTQRQMRLATIAAGYADGLPRSLGDRGAIYYNGIRLPIVGRVSMDSATVDVSALPEGALTLGSLVEVLGSNQTLEHIARDAGTISYEILTGLGDRYDRQYR from the coding sequence ATGGATAGCGATATTTTGGTTTCCCGCACACGCACCACCACGACCGCGCAGGGCGCCACAGGCTATCTGACGATCGATCTTGCCGCACTCGGCCGCAACTACCGCAAACTCGTATCGATGCTGGCGCCGGTCCGGGCGGGGGCGGTCGTCAAGGCCGACGCCTACGGCCTCGGTGCCGAGCGTGTCGCGAGAACGCTCTACGGCGAAGGCTGCCGGCATTTCTTCGTCGCCCAGTTCGTCGAGGCGGTCAGACTGCGGCCGACCCTTGCGCATGACGCCCAGATTTTTGTGCTGAACGGCTTGCAGCCGGGCAACGAGATCGCCTGCGCCGAGACGGGCATCGTCCCGGTTCTCAACTCGCTGGCCCAGTGGCGGCAATGGTCGGCGACGGCGCGCATGCTGAAGCGCTGCCTGCCTGCCGTGCTGCAATTCGACACCGGCATGTCGCGGCTCGGCTTTCCCGAGGAGGAAAGAACCGAACTGGCGGCAGCGCTTGGCGACGGCAGCAATGTCGAAATCCTGTTCATCATGAGCCATCTCGCTTCGGCCGATGACATGGAGAGCGACCAGAACGGCGAACAGTTGGCTGAGATGGCCCGTATCGCTGACCAATTTCTTGGCTTCGACATGTCCTTCGCCAATTCCGGCGGGGTCTTCCTCGGCGACGCCTATCACGGCGTGCTCGCTCGCCCCGGCATCGCGCTTTACGGCGGCGCGCCCAACGCCGGCGGCAACAACCCGATGGAGCCCGTCGTCAGCCTCGACGTCGCCGTCGTGCAGACCCGCACCGTGCCGGCCGGCGCCAAGGTCGGCTATGGCGGCGCGCATGTCACGCAGCGGCAAATGCGCCTCGCCACCATCGCCGCCGGTTATGCCGACGGCCTGCCGAGGTCGCTCGGCGACCGCGGCGCCATCTATTACAACGGCATCCGCCTGCCGATCGTCGGCCGCGTTTCGATGGACAGCGCGACCGTCGATGTGTCGGCGCTACCCGAAGGCGCCCTGACGCTGGGCAGTCTGGTCGAAGTGCTCGGCTCGAACCAGACGCTCGAGCACATTGCCCGCGACGCCGGCACAATATCTTACGAAATCCTAACCGGTCTGGGCGATCGTTACGACAGGCAATATCGCTGA
- a CDS encoding D-amino acid dehydrogenase, which yields MKVIVLGAGIVGVTSAYQLAKAGHEVTVVDRQKGPALETSFANAGEVSFGYCSPWAAPGIPAKAMKWLFMKHAPLILRPKLDLAMLSWMARMLSNCTSERYAINKSRMLRLADYSRIALAELRAETGIAYDERMQGTLQLFRTQQQLEASAKDVKALAADGIPYEVLDRDGCIRFEPALKHVRDKIVGGLLTPKDETGDCFKFTNALAAKAEARGVRFAYDTTIKALDVEAGRVRGVITERERMSADAVVVALGSYSPLLLKPFGIKLSVYPVKGYSLTIPITDASRAPESTVMDETFKIAITRLGDRIRVGGMAEISGYTNDLGFARRSTLEHSVTDLFPGGDVSKASFWSGLRPMTPDGTPVIGPTKISGLFLNTGHGTLGWTMSTGSARLISDLVGGRTPEIDARDLAINRYG from the coding sequence ATGAAAGTCATTGTTCTGGGTGCCGGTATCGTCGGCGTCACATCCGCTTATCAGCTGGCCAAGGCAGGTCACGAGGTCACGGTCGTCGACCGGCAGAAAGGCCCGGCGCTGGAAACGAGCTTTGCCAATGCCGGCGAAGTCTCCTTCGGCTATTGCTCGCCATGGGCAGCGCCCGGCATTCCGGCGAAAGCGATGAAGTGGCTGTTCATGAAACATGCGCCGCTCATCCTGCGCCCGAAGCTCGACTTGGCCATGCTCTCCTGGATGGCGAGGATGCTGTCGAACTGCACCTCCGAGCGTTATGCGATCAACAAGAGCCGCATGCTGCGTCTTGCCGATTACAGCCGCATCGCGCTGGCCGAGCTTCGCGCCGAGACCGGCATCGCCTATGACGAACGCATGCAGGGAACGCTGCAGTTGTTCCGCACCCAGCAGCAGCTCGAGGCCTCGGCCAAGGACGTCAAGGCGCTGGCGGCGGACGGCATTCCCTATGAGGTGCTGGACCGCGACGGCTGCATCCGCTTCGAGCCGGCATTGAAGCATGTGCGCGACAAGATCGTCGGCGGCCTGCTGACCCCGAAGGACGAAACCGGCGACTGCTTCAAATTCACCAATGCGCTGGCCGCCAAAGCCGAGGCGCGCGGCGTCCGCTTTGCCTATGACACGACGATCAAGGCGCTGGATGTCGAGGCCGGCCGCGTGCGCGGCGTCATCACCGAGCGCGAACGGATGAGTGCGGATGCGGTGGTGGTGGCGCTCGGCAGCTATTCGCCGCTGCTGCTCAAGCCCTTCGGCATCAAATTGTCGGTCTATCCGGTGAAGGGCTATTCGCTCACCATCCCGATCACCGATGCGTCGCGCGCCCCGGAATCGACCGTCATGGACGAAACCTTCAAGATCGCAATCACCCGGCTCGGTGACCGCATCCGCGTCGGCGGCATGGCTGAAATCTCCGGCTATACCAACGATCTCGGGTTCGCCCGCCGCAGCACGCTGGAACATTCGGTCACCGATCTCTTCCCCGGCGGCGACGTTTCCAAGGCGTCCTTCTGGTCCGGCCTGCGCCCGATGACGCCGGATGGCACGCCGGTCATCGGCCCGACGAAGATCAGCGGCCTCTTCCTCAACACCGGCCACGGCACGCTCGGCTGGACGATGAGCACCGGTTCGGCGCGGTTGATCAGCGATCTGGTCGGCGGTCGCACGCCTGAAATCGATGCGCGGGATCTCGCAATTAACCGATACGGCTGA